In Anthocerotibacter panamensis C109, the sequence TGAAGGGCGCTGATCGTAAACGCCCGCACATGCCCTTGGTTATGAAGCTGGTCGCTCAATTCGGGGTCTATGGCTCTAACCAAGCTCAAAAACAGGGCGTGGAGGTGTCTGCCTTCGGTAAACTGGGGCGCAATGGGGGCGAGAGGGACCATATGAATAGTCAGGCTGTGGGGCATGGGATAAAACGTGGAGAGGGATTAGCACTATCAATCAGCCTGAAAACGGTACTGCATCTGCGCGGGAATCTTTAGGTCTGCGAAGTGGTAGTAATACCCTCGGATTCGGGCGTGGGCAATTAGACTAACTGGAGGCATGTTGATTACGTCATAGCTGAAGACCTGATGGGTAAACATCACATCTAAAGGGTTGAGCGGGTAAGGGAAGGTAAAGTCCTGCTCAGTAGCACTCTTTTTCACTTCCTGGGAATTAATTACCTTCACCTCGGCCTTACTCATCCATTTACCCAAACGAATCCAGCGGGGTAAAGCTAAGGGTTTTTGAGAGATCACAAAGAATTCAAAAAGGCTCTCAGGGGCGATTTCCTTGGCCCGCCCAAAGCTAGGAATGTTCTTTTGGGTCTTCTCCATCTCGACATGGTAGTTGTTATTGGCGTACTTCCAGGTGTGGAGGACGGCGGCATGGGAAAGCGCACGGGCTGGGGTGATGTAAAGCTCCTGCGTATTAAAGGGTGTTAGGTGTTCCTGGTAGCGGGGGACTTGTTCGGGGCAGAAATAGCGGTAGCCGTGCTCTTCGGATACCTGGGTGCCATGGGCATCACTGTCTACTAACCCCAACGCATAGCACAGTGCGTAATTGTGTAAAACAGGCTCGGTCTCATAAAGGCGGCCAATTTCACGTGTGGCATAGTAAAGATTGTCGTGGAGTTCAATTTGACAACGTCGAATACAGACCATGACTCCTCCTATTTACCGCGTCCAGGTTTGTTTGAGGTGGTTTTTTCCGCTTTAGCTTCAGGCTTTTTGATGTGTTTCCCCGCGTAGGCTTTAGCTTCTTGGTCAGCCTGTTCGAGAAGTTGTTTCATGGAAGTGGCATCATTGATCAATGCTTTCACTTCCTGAAGCAAAGGTTTGAAAGATTCACCAAGAAAATTAGTAGAAACCACATAACCCTCGCTGAGCAATTCATCAAGAGTTAACTGAGCAGAAGACATTACTTCATCTTCATCCAAAGGATCAACTGTAGTCAATTTGCCTTGTTCTTGGAGATGATCATAAATGGCTTGCGTCCAGCGCAAATTACTGAGAATTTCTCCATCAGCAAAGATCACACCTACCAACTGATTACGCACTTTCCCCGTGCGTGTGGTTTGCGCTCCGTAATGGCGAGTACGCAGCAGGTTATTGAAAACATAAAGGAATGTTGCTTCTGTGGGATCTTTCAGCGTGA encodes:
- the cas5d gene encoding type I-D CRISPR-associated protein Cas5/Csc1, with the translated sequence MVCIRRCQIELHDNLYYATREIGRLYETEPVLHNYALCYALGLVDSDAHGTQVSEEHGYRYFCPEQVPRYQEHLTPFNTQELYITPARALSHAAVLHTWKYANNNYHVEMEKTQKNIPSFGRAKEIAPESLFEFFVISQKPLALPRWIRLGKWMSKAEVKVINSQEVKKSATEQDFTFPYPLNPLDVMFTHQVFSYDVINMPPVSLIAHARIRGYYYHFADLKIPAQMQYRFQAD